GTCGTGAAACTAGTTATTTTGCTCCTCTTCAAACTACATCGCCCTTACGAGAAGAAGTCGTGGTTTACAATAACTAGcatatagtttttttatttgtaacaaCATAGTAACCCCAAATGTAGGCCTACTCAGCACAATTACCATAgtatggtatttgtagtaaactCTGGTAATACCAGAAAAAAGCACTTTAAGATAGTTTTCCTAATGTAGCTTcagtactgttttttttttttagttttaaacaaaCATCACCCAATAATACGATTTTAGATTCAAGATTATGGTGGCAGTTTTCCTTTACAGCGAACTTTCGCTTACTCTTACGCACAACGAACCGCCTGTTTACGGAAGCGCTAGAAATAACGGTCCCTTAGTTTTTACGATGCATGTTATAATGTCCCATGCAGTCAGCATTAGTTCTGCGGGACGAGAATGGTGTAAAAGTAATCGTTAAATCACTAATACAGTAACGCTGTCAATAACGACGGGTCCAAACCTGAGCTGCGCGTGAATGCGCGTTGAGGAAGTCTCATCTGACGTTTGAATGAACATCTTACGGTGTCCAAATCATGAGGAAATACAGATCATCTTCCGGCACTATATGAGAGTGCAATATGCCAAAGCTTATAGTAGCCTAAACACTACACTTTTTGTCTAGTGAAAAAGCCCGAAACCTAAAAAGAACTTTTTTGGAGATTTACATTCAAATACAGTGTACAATATTCAGCAGCGTCTAGGATGATGATGtcctttaaaagtttattttaataccGTTGTCAGTAATCAAAgtaacatttaatatattaaatatcatGGAAAGCTAAAACAAAAGGTTTCCCAGAAATTCGCCCTTACCCCTGCCACTTCTGTCCGGATTTCTTGTGAAGCGCGCGCCCTGCGTGAGTGCGCGTGAACGCAGAAGCACTGaagtctgtgtctgtctgttcgTGTTGGTGTAACAAAACTAACCGAACGTCGTCAACTTTACCCCACTGTGAACTCCGCGCGAGCACACACCGCCAACTGTTTTGGTCTATAAATACAGCGGTGTTGGGTGTCTGAAAGCCATTACATTACTGAAGTGCTgcgttataaataaaacaaactacaCTAGTCTAATTATAAACTTGGTCAAAGTAGTCAAATTTATCTGAAACAATGTTAAAATAGCTGACATTTTAAAGGTTCTGgctatttttctattttctaagcattatattttaatacaatagtCTATGAGACATAGTGATTTGTTATTGTTACCTTTTACGAATtgctgttttgatattatttttgGATATTCAATGCCCTCTGCTGGCTATTAATACTTTCACAGTCCAGGTGTATTCTGGGTGAGAGATGGACTTCAAGCAACAATTCGGGCATTTACATTAATCAAAGACAAAATACTTCTGATATCTGACACTAAAAAAATCATCAATTGCTTTATTCTAACATAGGCTACATGAAATCTAGTTGGTCATATTCACCTTTGTTCAAGGACTTCTCAAAACATTCCAAACCTGTCAACTCCGCTTCATAATACCACAAACGTTCTTGAATgggaataaaaatattaaactaatTGATTTGAATCGCCAAATTACAGGTCAATGAACAGACGGATTTGGAGTTCAATGGAATCATATAAACCTGCCAAACTTGTGAGCAGATATCAGCTTTATGCACAGTAAGGCAGTTATGCTTCTCTGATAATGTCACGTTAAAATAATAGTTACAGATCTGTAACAGCACTCATAACGTTAATATAAAACAGCATTATCGCATCTAATCCATCTAATATCTTTTAAATTAAAACCTTTCTGAAGTTAAAAGCTGCTGGTATTAATAATGCACATCAGAGTTTCTCTCTTGAGTATCACATGACGTCTGtgtttttttggttaaaataaatcaagataaattataaataatttttagAAATCAACATTAATCTGCTAATTTCCAACCTTTGGAACAACTATAGATTCACAGTTCACTAGGTCAAAAAaggcaaatgaaaaataatctCCCATTGTTTTATCCAAAAGTATTGTAGTTCAGAACActgagaaaagtaaaaaaacataataatatttTGTCCACAGTATGTCCACAGGTGTTAAAGGCAACTGTAAGGTTTACAGTATGTGGTAAAAGTTTTGATCTATCTAGATTATATCAAAAGAAATAGTACATCAAACTTCCTTCAGATTGATATACATATATCCATAATAGGATAGTTAAGAGTGGCATGTTAGAGCAGTATTAGAATgttaagtgtttatttgtaattCTGTGCTGCAGTTCTCATCACTCCGGTCGAGGAGTCAGGCTGTTTTTCTGGGGTTGGTAGAAGTGCTCCACAATGGCATCGACCAGGTCATCCAATTCAGTCTTTAGCTGGTTAAGATCACTAGGACAAATCAACAAGTCAATAAATTATTTAgcaaatgttatttggttattttGGAAGTGCCATAATTaaacattcatttcaaaacAGAACTTTTGCTAATATATTTAGTTTAGTGACACAAGTTGTTTTAGCGCCACTAGTGGCACCAAATGAAATTGCACAAATAATGTTAACAGAAGCTATTCAATTGCCTTCTTGTCCCCATATCACAATGTATTTCATTTCTAAATAAAATTCTTGTAATTTAAATTTGGCGTTGCTGGTAGCACAGGAATGATATGCTATTATATGTATGTGAGCTTTTTAAAACCTGTTTCCTGGTGCAGCACAAAGCTCAGTGTAATATTTGATTTTGGGCTCTGTGCCACTGGTCCTCATTGTAGCCACGCCCCCATTAGCAAATGTGAAGGTGATCATCTGACTGCTCTTGCTGGTTGGCAAAACCTGCAAACAACGCCAAAAGTCAGATATAAAGGAAAACTGAGAAATCCACTATGACTACAGTTCCAACCAATCAGAGGATACGTACAGCCTTGTTGTCTGATTGGTTGCTGTCATATCCAGTGGTGAGGTCTCTCACTGCAGTCACAGTAAAGCTTCCACACTCCTTAGGGTAGGAATTCTCCCCGCTGTAGTTTCGAAGACGTTCAAACAACTGCTTAATGGTTTCTTGGTCGTGACAGATGAAATAGGAATTCTTGGTTATGTGGTAGCCGTACCTGAAATCAAACAATGTGAAAATTTGaattacagaaaacatttatgcaatttattagaggtgtgtttgtgtgacatgCTACGTGACATACTCCTCATAAATAGAGGTGAGTTGCTGGgaaagtgttatgtttttagaaGCCAGGTAAGAGATGAACTCGCCAGCGATGGCGGCCGCGCTCACGCCATCTTTGTCCAAAACTGCAGGGCAACACATGTAACCTAGAACAACACGGTAGAAAACATTAGACCTTTATGAGCAATTTACTGTGTATTTCACGTTCCCATTAGACTGACGGAGAACCATCTGAAACCCCCACAAGCTTTGATAGGACTTGTATGTGCTAATACAACCATATATCATTGCATTGTGATTCCAGAACTTTAAACACTgaacataaatgcataaaaatgtgaatgtttgtgttgtgtgaatGCGACCGTACCAATGGCTTCTTCAAAGGCGAACAGAACCGTCTTTCCCTGATCCATTAGATCTCTGGCTCTGTTTCCCATCCATTTAAAGCCAGTTAGAGTCTCCTGGATAGACCAATGTTTCGTAGTGAGTGAGAAAGCTAACCAATAAAACTTTTTGTTCATGCATAAAATTGTACtgatataaagaaaaaatatatattataatgttgttgtccctttaaagggacagttcacccaaaaatgaaaattctgtcatgaattaccaactctctagttgttccaaacctgtatatatttctttgtttggttgaacacagagaaaaatgtttggacgaatgcttgaaaccaaacagttcttagacaccattgactaccatagtaggaaaaatgacaatggtagtcaaaagtgccccaaaactgtttgctgtcctacattcttcaaaattgtcCAAGAActgcattcaattcaattcaattcaattttatttatatagcgcttttcacaatgtgcattgttccaaagcagctttacaggagcaaataagaaaaacacagaaaggtaaaacacagcacagtgcatggtgtttatagaccaagcaagatcattctaataaataatatctaataaataaatgcagtctcccgcattcttccaaatataattATCTGTTtgcatcagaacaaaaaaatgacacagattttgaaaaaaacttgaagatgaggaaatgatgacagaatttttatttttgggtgaactgatattgtgacagaattttgcATGACGCTAAAATGCCAAGGTCACAGGCTCAATTACCAAGGAAAACACAGGACTTAAAACATTTAGATCTCTGAATGCACTTTATGTCACTTTGGACAAAAGTAACTAAACATATTAAATTTACCTCAAAGTGAAAGCCCTCTTTAACAGCAATGGCTCGAAGGATTTTAGAGGACACGGTGCTGGATAGCATGTAGACATCTTTAATAGAAGCCTTTCCCTCGACTTTCTGCTGCTTCCAACAGTGAAAAACCCACCAGCCGAGCAGAGCGCCCAACTCATTACCAGAGAACACTTTCCACTTCCCACTACAGACAGAATAAGACGGGAAGCATtgacttttaaagggatacttcacccaaaaatgaaaattctgtcatcatttcctcgcttgttccaaatctgtataaatttctttgttctgatgaacagagaaagatatttggaagaatgcttatagaCTGTTTCTTCCGATTTTGTGTTCGGCTAGTGtcttatttatatttgatttgatttatgttcatattaatttgtattattattttaccgtataataattgcattaaataaacgatttgttgaattttgttgtatgttcatttgattaaataaacaatttgttgaatgggtcttgTATGTtacattgacatctagaggTATGGCTTGGTGTCGGagtctaaatttaaaatattggagagacaagtttagccaagtaacggttctcctcggtttcttttgattgttatcagaaataatctacaggcactattgtttgtgaatgtgtaccggacgttcagttggggtcacaaaagtgcgcatgtgcagtaacgtttgtttgtgttgttaagATGAATTAGTCTatgaccagacagattttgccccccattgactaccatagtaggaaaaaatacaatggtagtcaaaagtgccccagaactgtttaaggtcctgcattcttcaaaatgtcttcttttgtgttcaacagaacaaaaaaaaaatgataaaagtattttttcctactatgggagtcaatggatctgtttggttacaagcattcttccaaatatctttctctgtgttcatcagaacaaagaaatttatacagatttggaacaactcgaaggtgagtaaatgatgacagaattgtcatctttgggtgaactatccctttaactaccaGGAGGaagtatttattaaataatacactAAACACAAAGACCATAAACACAAACCTCTTTTGCTTCTCTGCAACAGCTAGTCGGTCAGCATCAGGGTCATTTGCCAGAATTACAGTCGCCCCTTTTTTATCTGCAAGCGTGAAAGACAGCGTCTACACAAATACAACAGACAGAATGACTGTTAATGGCATTATATGAGAAGGACAAGGACAATTATGTAAGTTTAAAAACGTGTTGTACCAAAACTCCTTCTCCCTCCTCAGGGTTGGGGTATTTGACAGTGGGGAACTCTGGGTCAGGATCTTTCTGCTCTTCCACAGCATACGGAGGTTGAAGGTCGAAAGCTTTAAAAGCAGCCTGGACAAAAATATGCCCCACCCCGTGAACTGATGTGTGGACAATCTTTACTTCTGAATTTTTATTCAGCTCTCTAAAAGGAGATAAGAAAATGAATCAGTATCAATGCCCAGATTGCTGTTTTTGGAATATTGCAatgcaaagaaaaataaatttgtgGATGATTCAATTTACTTCCGATTGGATTTGATTCACTTTAGTAATAGTCAGATTGAAGTGTTTTACCTGTGAAAGCAGTGCTGTTGTATGCTTCGGCAGTATTCTCTGTGTATCTCTTGGTATGGATCTTTAAGAAGCGAACTCTTAAGAGCGCCATCTGTATCCCATGATTCAGGCCACGGCTCTAGATTCTCTTCTATAGCTGCAGCGATGCCCTTATCGTGGGGAGGAATGATCTGAGCACCATTCGCCCAGTACacctaaaaaacaaaacattgaaaaataaatcataccaataaaacatgattacaATATAGCCCTCAAATCCAACATCTTAGAAAAATACTTGATACTATACCTTGTATCCATTGTCTTGCTTGGGATTATGGGAGGCTGTTACCATGACGCCAGCACAAAGTCCTAAATGCGATACGGTGTAAGGCTAAGAGTCGAAAAGAGAGAATACGGGTCAAGACAAGACAGAAAGAGACGAGAAGAGGTTTTTCTGTCGAAATGACACCTTAACACTACAAGTAATACAAATAAcacaattaaagtgatagttgaccccaaaattaaagttctgtcatcattcactcacgctcttgtcatttcaaacctgtatgattttctttcttccacagaacacaaaagaagatattttgaagaacgatgttaaccggcacccattcacttgcattgattttgtgtccatccaatagaagtgaatgggtgttcTGACAGTTTAAACAGTTTCACTTCAAGTTTACATGGAAGCTAAGAGTATTTTAAGATGACTATATGTTATCCTTAGGTTATGATAAACATGACATGTCATTTCTCTTTACTTTTACATAACAGGGAGCAGAATGTTTTTGGGCTAGAGGACATTGAATGAGAGAAGGCTGTGTGAGGGCTCAAAGGGAAAGTGATAAGAGCATGTGTGAGCGTGTCTGTGTACTCATGGGAAGAGAGAAGTTGATGATTGGTGAAGAAGAATCCCTAGTCTCTTATGCAACAATCTCACAACGTGTCCGTGTGCAACTCTGCGAGTGCATGAGCTTTTCGGCTTTCATTTGCCTTGTTGGTACTTTTACAACTATATGAATGTATCTACTGTGGCTTTAATAATAGTATCAAGAAGTAGCAAtctttgtacagtatatgtaaacaCAACCTTCTAACTAAAATATTCTCAACAAAACTATGGTACTGCCATGGAGTATGCTTGCAATTAAGCACAGTGATACATTgatcatattaaatattaataccataaatcaaaaataaagcaACCATTTAGTAGTCAGAAGGACTATGTAAAGAACAGCGgcatcatattttttaaatttaggtTTTAGCGACATTGAGTCCCGGATTCAAACGTACCACATATGGAGTGGGCGTGATGTCACTGAAGACGTAGACCGGAACCCCTCGGCTGATGAACACTGCTGCAGCGAGGGAGGAAAATCTTTTACTGCTGCCACCGCTGGGCGGGTGAGCACGAGCATCGAACCCGATCACCACCCCTCTTTGCTTTAGATCTGTGAAACACTGCTCGAGGTAATGACAGAAACCCTAGCAgggacaaaataaataaataataagctATAATGAAATGAACAAATCAATTCAATGTACATAAGTATCGCGTTGATATACACTACTGTTAGGGTCACATGACTGAAATCTTTttcatgaaaacattttcatctGAATGTGgggaaaaatataattgttccaACATTAATTTCTTTAGTCAAACAAAGTGTTTTTACTTGAATGACTTGGactaaataatgaagaaaaaagcaGCTGACAGGAACGCAGTATAAACAGGTATATAAACTtactatttaaaaacatttcaaggTTATCAAGCTGgctgataaaatgccaagagaacaaTTTGCCTCCTTTTACAAAAAGGATGGCTACTTTGAAAGTGCTAAAATGTACTGctgtaaaatgtggaaaaaataaataataaatgagtaAGTGACTCTAGACTTTTCAATGGTAGTGTATTTGGAGATCAGACACAATGTGTCCAGGACGGTACAGAGTGTAGACATTcttgtttgcaaaacttttccACCACTTTGCAATATGATGTCTTTTTTAATCACATTTTGTCTGTGCAACAGTTATGATGTGATATGTAACCTGTGTGGTCTGTATGATGGTGAGATCGTTCATGCACGAGACTCCGGGTCCCATAGCGGCTCTCAGTCCCGCTGTGCCGAACTCCATACGGGACCCGAAACACTTCTGCAGCTCCAACACGGCTCCCTCCTTGACCATGTTCCGCACAGCTGCCGCTGTCTGTGGATTCTTTGAACACACAAAGAACATATAATTGTGTTGATATTTATATAAAGtgatatcaatataaaataatatcatTAACTAAATAAATGACAGGATTTTACATCAGGATAAAAGATGGGATTTATCCATTAAGAATTGTTTGGTTCGTAATTGGATGTTTCATACCAGTATGTGGGCagttaattgtaaaaaaaaggctttcctgtagctcagtggttagagcatggtcatgggttcgatcccagagaTTGCACATACTCGGAAACAAATGTagagtataatgcaatgcaagtcgctttggataaaagcttatgctaaatgcataaatgtaaaatatatttccCTTCCCAAAACTATTTGTTTACATTACCTAGTATGATAATAGGATGGGCCATTCAGTTCAAGCCAATGCCAACCTTAAGATTGAAAAGCTTTAAGTGTGGCCACAGTGTCCTCACGTCTTTCATTAGTGTCTAAGATGACATACGTCCACCATGTGAGCGGCAATACGCCTTCACTCTCCCCATAACCCCCATAATAAGACCATGTGAGACTACAGTACATGTTTTCTCCAAGCTCTTTCTGACTGCATacaattcaattgaataaatCCATGACTTCCATGACCAG
This sequence is a window from Triplophysa rosa linkage group LG4, Trosa_1v2, whole genome shotgun sequence. Protein-coding genes within it:
- the pgm2 gene encoding phosphoglucomutase-2 encodes the protein MEKCPESTGDSSLDQAIQQWLQYDKNPQTAAAVRNMVKEGAVLELQKCFGSRMEFGTAGLRAAMGPGVSCMNDLTIIQTTQGFCHYLEQCFTDLKQRGVVIGFDARAHPPSGGSSKRFSSLAAAVFISRGVPVYVFSDITPTPYVPYTVSHLGLCAGVMVTASHNPKQDNGYKVYWANGAQIIPPHDKGIAAAIEENLEPWPESWDTDGALKSSLLKDPYQEIHREYCRSIQQHCFHRELNKNSEVKIVHTSVHGVGHIFVQAAFKAFDLQPPYAVEEQKDPDPEFPTVKYPNPEEGEGVLTLSFTLADKKGATVILANDPDADRLAVAEKQKSGKWKVFSGNELGALLGWWVFHCWKQQKVEGKASIKDVYMLSSTVSSKILRAIAVKEGFHFEETLTGFKWMGNRARDLMDQGKTVLFAFEEAIGYMCCPAVLDKDGVSAAAIAGEFISYLASKNITLSQQLTSIYEEYGYHITKNSYFICHDQETIKQLFERLRNYSGENSYPKECGSFTVTAVRDLTTGYDSNQSDNKAVLPTSKSSQMITFTFANGGVATMRTSGTEPKIKYYTELCAAPGNSDLNQLKTELDDLVDAIVEHFYQPQKNSLTPRPE